A region of Zeugodacus cucurbitae isolate PBARC_wt_2022May chromosome 5, idZeuCucr1.2, whole genome shotgun sequence DNA encodes the following proteins:
- the LOC114804701 gene encoding uncharacterized protein LOC114804701, with product MSAIWDKMCEVFTLLVRPTRRKTRVTFSPSTLHREIIRHTKLSASTNPFFNFLAEVRMKANGGQLMHPGCGSMSARESARIAKTAGRLWNSMTDEQKQPYRSIAMEQRKLKRLRRRRSNLTARRRRTPLHCKTPVECKFIFPPQPTHEEDL from the coding sequence ATGTCAGCCATATGGGACAAAATGTGTGAAGTGTTCACGTTGCTGGTTCGGCCGACACGACGGAAAACTCGCGTGACATTCAGTCCAAGCACGCTACATCGTGAGATCATACGGCACACCAAACTATCGGCTTCCACGAATCCCTTTTTCAACTTCCTTGCCGAGGTGCGCATGAAAGCCAATGGTGGGCAACTGATGCACCCAGGCTGTGGTTCGATGTCGGCGCGGGAAAGCGCTCGCATCGCCAAGACTGCAGGCCGCCTGTGGAACTCTATGACTGATGAACAAAAGCAGCCGTATCGAAGCATTGCGATGGAGCAACGGAAGCTGAAGAGGCTGCGGCGAAGGCGTTCCAACTTGACTGCACGCAGACGAAGAACGCCATTGCATTGCAAAACGCCAGTCGAGTGTAAATTCATTTTTCCGCCGCAGCCCACTCATGAAGAAGATCTATAA
- the LOC105218282 gene encoding uncharacterized protein LOC105218282, with product MSSIWDKMCEVFTSLVRPTRRKTRRVTFSPSTLHRELVRHIQLSASRNPFFNFLAEVRMKANGGQLMHPDCGSMASREMARIAKTAGFLWNSMTDEQKKPYRNIAIEQRKLKRLRRRRSYLTSRKRKKRKPPVECKCLLPPQPTVEEHL from the coding sequence ATGTCATCCATATGGGACAAAATGTGCGAAGTATTCACATCGCTGGTGCGTCCGACGCGTCGCAAGACACGCCGGGTCACATTTAGTCCAAGCACCTTACATCGTGAACTCGTACGACACATACAACTATCGGCATCTCGTAATCCGTTTTTCAATTTCCTAGCCGAGGTGCGTATGAAAGCGAATGGTGGGCAACTAATGCATCCAGACTGTGGTTCGATGGCTTCGCGGGAAATGGCACGCATCGCTAAGACCGCTGGTTTCCTGTGGAATTCAATGACGGACGAACAAAAAAAACCATATCGAAACATTGCGATAGAGCAGCGCAAACTGAAGAGACTGCGACGAAGGCGTTCCTACTTAACTTCACGCAAACGAAAGAAACGCAAACCCCCAGTAGAATGCAAGTGTCTGTTACCACCGCAGCCCACTGTTGAAGAACATCTGTAG